A region of the Candidatus Methylomirabilis oxygeniifera genome:
CCCCTCGCGATCGACGCGGGAAGTGAAAAGGTGTCGAAGGTCGTCATGCACCGCTCCCGGCCACGACAATCTCAGCAGGTCGTCCCGCGAAGCGTGCGCTGATCAGTCGATTGTGTCGTGCTGGCATAGACATACTTATTCTTATTATGCCTCTCATAATGGGGATTGACAAGGTAAATCGGTTGTGGTAAAAAAACTCGTTTCGTTTTTGAGTGGCCCGATGTCGTCTTGAAGATCGTACGGAAAGGTGATTATTGAAGCCTGGCCGTTGATCCCCTCCTCGATGGCCCGCCATCCGGGACGCGTTGTTTGGAGCTTGGGTTTTTTTTTAACACTTTAACTTTCTACGGAGGTGACAGTGAGACTGAGAAATGTTGTAACTGGAATGGTCGTCTTAACGTTCGTTTTCCTCGCCGGCTGCGGAGGAGGCGGAGGAGAAGCCAAAGGGGATCCCATCGCCATAGCACAGCAGTTCATAGATTTGTACTATAAGCAAGGAAATACCCAGGAGGCAAAGGCGCTGGCTAACCCCGAGATGGCCGAGAAGATTCAAGCGACCGCGGCGGCGGCGGCGGAGACCGCTGGAGATCAGGAGGTCTCGTATATCCTGAAGGAACAGAGCAGAGAGGGCAAGCATTCATACGCCCTGTTTCAGATGATGGTCAAGAAAAAGGACGGTGAACCCGTGTACAAGACGATCTCCCTTTTCGTCGATCTGGTCGACGGCGCCTGGAAGGTAACCCTCTTCGACGAGAGGATCGAGCCCGGGCCGCACCAGGAAACAACGAAGGGTTAGTGAGACCTTCAGGCTGAAGGCTATTAGGTAGTCCCTTCTCCCTTCTTAGAAAATAAAAAAGCCCCCAGGGGATTCCCCCTGGGGGCTTTCACTTTCAAGAGCAGCATTGAGCTGACAGCTAACAGCTAATCGCTGCCTTATTAATACATATCGCCCATCCCGCCGTGGCCTCCCGGCGGCATCTGCGGCGCCTTCTCCTTTTCCGGAACCTCAGTCACCAGCGCCTCGGTGGTAATCATCAACGACGCGATGCTCGACGCGTTCTGCAGCGCAATCCGAGCGACCTTGGTCGGGTCGATGATCCCGGCCACCAGCATATCCTCATACGTCTCCGTCTCGGCGTTGAAGCCGTATGAACCGTTGTTCTCTCGGACCTTCTGGACGACAATCGAGCCCTCAACTCCTGCATTCTCCGCAATCTGGCGGATCGGCTCCTCCAGCGCGCGACGAATGATGTCGCCGCCGACCTTCTCGTCGCCTTCAAGCTTCAGCTTTTCGACGACCCTCGACGCTCGAAGGAAAGCCACGCCGCCACCGGGGACGATCCCCTCTTCGACAGCCGCGCGGGTCGCGTTCAGCGCATCCTCGACCCGGGCCTTCTTCTCCTTCATCGCGATCTCGGTAGCCGCTCCGACCTTGATGACCGCCACACCGCCGGCAAGCTTGGCCAGCCGCTCTTGCAGTTTCTCCCTGTCGTAGTCCGAGGTCGACTCCTCGACCTGGGTTCGAATCTGCTTGATACGGCCTTCGATCTCCTTCTGGGCGCCGGCACCTTCGATGATGGTCGTATTCTCCTTATCGATGACCACTTTCTTCGCCTTGCCCAGATCGTCCAGTCGAATATTCTCCAGCTTGATCCCCAACTCCTCAGAGATCACCTCACCGCCGGTGAGTACCGCGATGTCCTTCAGCATCTCCTTACGCCGATCGCCAAAGCCCGGCGCCTTGACCGCCGCGCAGCTCAGGGTCCCACGCAGCTTGTTGACCACCAGAGTGGCCAGCGCCTCACCCTCAACCTCTTCAGCAATCACCATCAGCGGCTTGCCCATCTTAGCGATCTGTTCCAGAATCG
Encoded here:
- a CDS encoding exported protein of unknown function (Evidence 5 : No homology to any previously reported sequences); this encodes MRLRNVVTGMVVLTFVFLAGCGGGGGEAKGDPIAIAQQFIDLYYKQGNTQEAKALANPEMAEKIQATAAAAAETAGDQEVSYILKEQSREGKHSYALFQMMVKKKDGEPVYKTISLFVDLVDGAWKVTLFDERIEPGPHQETTKG
- the groL gene encoding 60 kDa chaperonin (Protein Cpn60) (groEL protein) (Evidence 2a : Function of homologous gene experimentally demonstrated in an other organism; PubMedId : 8097179, 8101485; Product type f : factor), giving the protein MPAKQLLFDEEARRKIQKGVDVLAAAVKVTLGPKGRNVVIDKKFGAPNITKDGVTVAKEIELEDNFENMGAQMVKEVASKTSDVAGDGTTTATVLAQAIFREGIRNVTAGANPMALKRGIEKAVEGIVDELRKISKPTKGKKEISQVATISANNDKTIGELIADAMEKVGKDGVITVEEAKSMETTLEVVEGMQFDRGYTSPYFVTDPERMEVVLENPLILIHEKKISNLKDLLPILEQIAKMGKPLMVIAEEVEGEALATLVVNKLRGTLSCAAVKAPGFGDRRKEMLKDIAVLTGGEVISEELGIKLENIRLDDLGKAKKVVIDKENTTIIEGAGAQKEIEGRIKQIRTQVEESTSDYDREKLQERLAKLAGGVAVIKVGAATEIAMKEKKARVEDALNATRAAVEEGIVPGGGVAFLRASRVVEKLKLEGDEKVGGDIIRRALEEPIRQIAENAGVEGSIVVQKVRENNGSYGFNAETETYEDMLVAGIIDPTKVARIALQNASSIASLMITTEALVTEVPEKEKAPQMPPGGHGGMGDMY